A window of Kribbella sp. NBC_00382 genomic DNA:
ACGGCGCCGTGACGGCCGGGCAGCGCACCTGCCGGACGCCGAAGGTGAAGTCCACCAACGGATCCGTCACGTTCGTCGCGGTCGCCCGCGAGTTCCACAACTACGGCAGCGGCTATACCGAGGTCTCGGAGAACGCCACCGGCCGGGCACGCTGAACACCTGCCAGTAGGCAGAAAACCGCCTAGGCTCGTGGATATGAACGATCTAGTCGAGCGCCTTCGGCAAGTACTGCCGCCGGAGGCGCTGGTGACCGACCAGGACCGGATCCAGAGCTACCGGTACGACCGGGCGATGTTCTGCCCGGCCGGCGAGCCGATCGCGGTGGTGCTCGCGCGCGAGACGGCCCACGTCGTGGCCGCGGTGAAGATCGCGGCGGACGCGGGCGTTCCCGTCGTGCCCCAAGGTGCCCGGTCCGGGCTCTCCGGCGCGGCCAACGCGATCGAGGGCTGTCTGGTCATCTCGCTCGAGAAGATGGACCAGATCCTCGAGATCGAGACCGTCGACCGGTACGTCGTGACGCAGCCGGGCGTGTTCAACGCCGTACTGTCCCGCGCGGTCGCCGAGCAGGGCATGTTCTACCCGCCCGACCCGTCGAGCTGGGAGTTCTGCTCGATCGGCGGCAACCTGTCGACCAACTCGGGCGGGCTGTGCTGCGTCAAGTACGGCGTCACGACCGACTATGTGCTCGGCCTCGAGGTCGTACTGGCCGACGGCCAGGTCCTGCGCACCGGCCGGCGCACGGTCAAGGGTGTCGCGGGCTACGACCTGACCAAGCTGATCGTCGGCAGCGAGGGCACCCTCGGGATCATCACCGAGGCCACGCTCGCGCTCCGTCCGGAGGCGGCCCGCCCGCGCACGATGGCCGCGCTGTTCGACTCGGGAGTCGCGGCCGGCGAGGCGATCGTCGAGATCATCCGCAGCGGGGTATCCCTGTCGCTGCTGGAGATCATGGACCGGACCACCATCATGGCGGTCAACAGCTACAAGCGGATGGACCTGCCGACCGAGGCCGCGGCGATGCTGATCGCCCAGTCGGACGCAGGTGGCGAGGCCGGTGCCGCCGATGTGGCGACGGTGGCCAAGCTCTGCCGTCAGTACGGCGCGATCGAGTGCATCGAGGCGGACGACCCGGCCGAGGGTGAACTCCTGTTGGAGGCCCGGCGGGCGGCGCTGGTGGCGCTGGAGCAGCTCGGTACGACGATGATCGACGACGTCTGCGTACCGCGCTCGCGGCTAGCCGACTTCATCGGCGCGGTTGAGCAGATCTCCCGCGACCTGGACATCACCATCGGCGTACTGGGGCACGCCGGCGACGGCAACATGCATCCGACCGTGGTGTTCGACGCGGAGGACCCGGACCAGGCTGCCCGGGCCCAGGCGGCCTTCGACAAGGTGATGGAGATCGGTCTGGAGCTCGGCGGCACGATCACCGGCGAGCACGGGATCGGGATGCTCAAGCGTGACTGGCTGGTCCAGGAGATCGGCCCGGTGGCGGTGTCGGTGCACCGCGCGATCAAGGCCGCGCTGGACCCGAAAAACCTCTTGAATCCGGGCAAGGTCGTTTCGTGAGGGTTCTTTCATCTTCTGTGACTGAACCGCAACGCAACTGCCGGGGCCATTGGACGTTCATGGCCGTCGAATGTGACGTGCCGGCCGCACTATGGAAGGCAGTTGTCTGAAACCGGGGGGAGCGCTGTGAGGCGAGGCAGGAGGTCACCGATGCGAGCACGGCACGTGCTGCCCGCCGCGTTGGCGCTGGCCGTTCTCGTCGTCGGCTCCGGCTGTGGGAACGGCTCCGGCCTGCGGGTCGAGGGCGCCGATCCGGATGCCAGCTCGGCGACGCCTGTGATGACACCGAAGGGCTTCGGGCCGTCCCAGTCACCGGCCCGCAAGACGCCGTCGGCCGTCCCGGAGTCGACGATGACGCTGCCGGAGGTCCGGGACAGCCTGCAGGCCGACAAAGGCCTCGATCCGTACATGAAGAAGATCGTCGGCTCGTGCTCAGCCGTCGCACTCTGCCTGACCCGGGGCCTCTCCGTCGACGTGATGAAGACCGGCACGCCGCAGCTCGTGGTGCTGATTCACACCAACGACAACTTCGTCTTCGGGGCCGTTCTGATGGCCGACTCGCCGAAGGGACCGCGCCGGGTTTGGAGTTTGAAGGCCGATCAGTTGAAGATCAGTCCCAGCCCGCAGGGTGACCTGGTGGTCGAATCGCAGGTATTCACCTTGGACGACTTGTCCTGTTGTCCCTCCGGACGCTTGGTCGAGGTCTACCGTTGGGCCGGCGGGAAGATGACCAAGGTGAGCTCGAAGAACCAAAAGGGAGACTGAACTTCAGTGGTACCGGAAGAACCGGCGGCGCGCATCCTCATGGTCGAGGACGACGCGGTGATCCGTGAGGCGACCCAGTTGACCCTTGAACGCCATGGGTACGACGTCACCACGGCCGAGGACGGCCTCGAGGCGATCGAGAGTTTCGAGAAGATCCATCCGGACGCGGTGATGCTGGACATCATGCTGCCGGGCCTGGACGGCATCTCCGTGTGCCGCCGGATCCGGGAGACCAGCACGGTCCCGATCGTGATGGTGTCGGCCCGCGGTGACGCGCTGGACGTGGTCCTCGGGCTGGAGGCCGGCGCGGACGACTACGTCACCAAGCCGTTCGACACCCAGGTCCTGGTGGCCCGGCTGCGCGCGGTGATGCGGCGGGCGGTGGCCGATCCTGAGCGGCCGACCCCGGCGACAGGCTCGACCGTGGAGTCGTTCGGCGACCTGGAGCTGGACCGCGAGGCGCTGGAGGTGCGCCGGGCCGGTACGACGGTCCAGCTCACCCCGACCGAGCTGAAGCTGCTGATCGAGTTCGCGAACAACCCCGGCGTCGTGCTGAGCAGGTCCACCCTGCTGCAACGCGTCTGGGACTACGAGTGGGGCGGCGACGGCCGCCTGGTCGACGTCCACCTGCAAAGGCTCCGGACCAAGATCGGCGCGGACCGCATCGAGACCGTGCGCGGATTCGGGTACAAGCTGCGCGCCTGATGGGCCTTCGGAGCAAGCTAGGCCTGATCTTCGTACTGGTTTCGTCGCTGGCGATTCTGGTGTTGTGCGTGGCGGTCTATACCCAGGCCCAGTCGGCCCGGCTGGACCGCACGCGCAGTTTTGCCGACGAGCGGATCCAGGCTGCCGCGGAGAGCTACGACCGTAGCGAAGTACCGGTGTTCGGGGCGCGGCTGGACGATCCTGATCTGCCGCCGCAGCTGCGCGACGCGGTGATGAACGGCAAGCGCGCCACCTTCAAGACGGCGGCGCCGAACGCGAAGATGTGGGCGGCGGTCGGGGTCAAGAACGGCCGCATCCTGTCGATCGTGCAGGACTAC
This region includes:
- a CDS encoding FAD-binding oxidoreductase yields the protein MNDLVERLRQVLPPEALVTDQDRIQSYRYDRAMFCPAGEPIAVVLARETAHVVAAVKIAADAGVPVVPQGARSGLSGAANAIEGCLVISLEKMDQILEIETVDRYVVTQPGVFNAVLSRAVAEQGMFYPPDPSSWEFCSIGGNLSTNSGGLCCVKYGVTTDYVLGLEVVLADGQVLRTGRRTVKGVAGYDLTKLIVGSEGTLGIITEATLALRPEAARPRTMAALFDSGVAAGEAIVEIIRSGVSLSLLEIMDRTTIMAVNSYKRMDLPTEAAAMLIAQSDAGGEAGAADVATVAKLCRQYGAIECIEADDPAEGELLLEARRAALVALEQLGTTMIDDVCVPRSRLADFIGAVEQISRDLDITIGVLGHAGDGNMHPTVVFDAEDPDQAARAQAAFDKVMEIGLELGGTITGEHGIGMLKRDWLVQEIGPVAVSVHRAIKAALDPKNLLNPGKVVS
- the cseB gene encoding two-component system response regulator CseB gives rise to the protein MVPEEPAARILMVEDDAVIREATQLTLERHGYDVTTAEDGLEAIESFEKIHPDAVMLDIMLPGLDGISVCRRIRETSTVPIVMVSARGDALDVVLGLEAGADDYVTKPFDTQVLVARLRAVMRRAVADPERPTPATGSTVESFGDLELDREALEVRRAGTTVQLTPTELKLLIEFANNPGVVLSRSTLLQRVWDYEWGGDGRLVDVHLQRLRTKIGADRIETVRGFGYKLRA